From the genome of Geminocystis herdmanii PCC 6308, one region includes:
- a CDS encoding type II toxin-antitoxin system HicB family antitoxin, with amino-acid sequence MNYIDEAMKIAVYEIIEDDHSYWGEIPNFQGVWANHETLEGCRSELKEALSDWIALRLKLGLEIPIINGINLNEINQPLISV; translated from the coding sequence ATGAATTATATTGATGAAGCGATGAAAATAGCTGTTTATGAAATAATAGAAGATGATCATAGTTATTGGGGTGAAATTCCTAACTTTCAAGGTGTATGGGCTAATCATGAAACCTTAGAAGGTTGTAGAAGTGAATTAAAAGAAGCATTAAGTGATTGGATTGCTTTGCGTTTAAAATTAGGCTTAGAAATACCCATTATTAATGGTATAAATCTTAATGAAATTAATCAACCCCTTATTTCTGTATAA
- a CDS encoding ABC transporter permease produces MIANKIYLKKNNYKSLSSILMLVGLTITIIFIFLAFSAPLLQNMGLIQNPLESLKNPIHQAPNAEYWFGTSSQGYDVFSRTIFGTQAALKVVLLATSFSLIIGVPLGLISGYFGGKTDKILLFLMDTIYTLPGLLLSVTLAFVVGRGVINAALALSISYIPQYYRVVRNHTTSVKTELYIEAAKAMGASPMRILSKYLFFNVIQSVPVLFTLNAADAILILGGLGFLGLGLPEDVPEWGHDLKMALDALPTGIWWTALFPGLAMTTMVTGLSLLGEGLSELFGNKS; encoded by the coding sequence ATGATTGCTAATAAAATATATCTAAAAAAAAATAATTATAAATCTCTTTCTAGTATTTTAATGTTAGTGGGATTGACTATTACTATTATCTTTATTTTTCTAGCTTTTTCTGCTCCTTTATTGCAAAATATGGGGCTGATTCAAAACCCTTTAGAATCCTTAAAAAATCCTATACATCAAGCTCCAAATGCTGAATATTGGTTCGGTACAAGTAGTCAAGGATATGATGTTTTTTCTAGAACAATTTTTGGAACACAAGCCGCTTTAAAAGTGGTTTTATTAGCAACATCTTTTAGTTTAATTATAGGAGTACCTTTGGGATTAATTAGTGGTTATTTTGGTGGAAAAACTGACAAAATTTTACTGTTTTTAATGGACACTATTTATACTCTCCCCGGTTTATTATTATCTGTCACCCTCGCTTTTGTGGTGGGTAGGGGAGTTATTAATGCCGCTTTAGCCTTATCGATTTCCTATATTCCTCAATATTATCGAGTCGTGCGTAATCATACCACAAGCGTTAAAACCGAGTTATATATTGAGGCGGCGAAGGCAATGGGAGCATCACCTATGAGAATTTTATCGAAATACTTATTTTTCAATGTAATTCAAAGTGTACCTGTTTTATTTACTCTTAATGCGGCGGATGCGATTTTGATTTTAGGGGGGTTAGGGTTTTTAGGTTTAGGATTGCCCGAAGATGTGCCAGAATGGGGGCATGATTTGAAAATGGCTTTAGATGCGTTACCGACTGGAATTTGGTGGACTGCATTATTTCCCGGATTGGCAATGACAACGATGGTGACAGGTTTATCTTTGTTAGGGGAAGGTTTAAGTGAGTTGTTTGGGAATAAGTCGTAA
- a CDS encoding DUF1350 family protein, translated as MVGSWQEFSGSWVLIPNNPHGIIHFLGGAFVATAPNITYRWLLENLAKQGYIIIATSFLNTLDHKSIAVNIQNRLENILSRLEYRLGIELRYLPMYGLGHSMGCKLHLLIGSLFDIERAGNIFISFNNYPLKQAIPFMENIIPSLQNNLKNYLQIDNSLEFEFTPCPEETKVIIKENYQIRRNLLVKFNNDSIDQTSTLQPILTNLFPSMVSTLTLQGNHLTPLGQDIDWQLGEMFTSFDVVGKWFKDNFSRDLYNLHREISRWLNPLNTQKIS; from the coding sequence ATGGTTGGGTCGTGGCAAGAATTTTCGGGAAGTTGGGTTTTAATTCCTAATAATCCCCATGGTATTATTCATTTTTTAGGGGGCGCTTTTGTGGCTACTGCACCGAATATTACTTATCGTTGGTTATTAGAAAATTTGGCAAAACAAGGGTATATTATTATTGCGACTTCTTTTCTTAATACTTTAGACCACAAGTCGATCGCAGTGAATATACAAAACCGTTTAGAAAATATCCTTTCTCGCTTAGAATATAGACTAGGTATTGAATTGAGATATTTACCTATGTATGGATTAGGTCATAGTATGGGGTGTAAATTGCATTTATTAATAGGTAGTTTATTTGATATTGAAAGAGCTGGAAATATTTTTATTTCTTTTAATAATTATCCCTTAAAACAAGCAATTCCTTTCATGGAAAATATTATTCCATCTTTACAAAATAACTTAAAAAATTATTTACAAATAGATAATAGTTTAGAGTTTGAATTTACGCCCTGCCCCGAAGAAACTAAAGTTATTATTAAAGAAAATTACCAAATTCGGCGTAATTTATTAGTTAAATTTAATAACGATTCGATCGATCAAACTTCCACTTTACAACCCATATTAACCAATTTATTTCCCAGTATGGTATCAACATTAACGTTACAAGGGAATCATTTAACGCCTTTAGGGCAAGATATTGATTGGCAACTGGGGGAAATGTTTACCTCTTTTGATGTGGTGGGAAAATGGTTTAAGGATAATTTTTCAAGGGATTTATATAATTTACATAGAGAAATTTCCCGATGGTTAAATCCTCTTAATACCCAAAAAATATCATAA
- a CDS encoding GTP-binding protein produces MTTSLYSLARSSLQQSIAWYSSKKRHWNYPPNMELQSAVRDDLRNLKSAVEKLEQQMIKISAFGLVSRGKSSVINALLGEKILTTGPINGVTKWPKSIRWTPPSGKIQIELIDTPGLDEIDGENRANMAKEISQQSDLILFVISGDITRTEYLALLELRQAKKPLILVFNKIDLYPETDLTSIYQQLQQLSNQTKKPLFTPDEIVLISAEPQPINLRIELADGTIQEEWEYPPPNITSLQEKILTILNREGKALLALNSLNQAKIAQKNIAHKTIQIRSKEAEDIIWRYAKYKALIVAINPIVILDLIGGLITDLTMIRALARLYGLPITSYEAGNLWQTIVKSLGGLLLTEIVSITMLGFAKTSYAINSLWENPSSFTTLATTALAQGTMAGYGSYLVGKTAQVYLENGCTWGNSGVDTIISEIIAQMPPESIISRLA; encoded by the coding sequence ATGACCACTTCTTTATATTCCTTAGCTCGTAGTAGTTTACAACAGTCGATCGCATGGTATTCTAGTAAAAAACGTCATTGGAATTATCCCCCCAATATGGAATTACAATCCGCCGTAAGGGATGATTTAAGAAACTTAAAATCTGCAGTAGAAAAACTAGAACAACAGATGATAAAAATATCAGCTTTTGGTTTAGTAAGTCGGGGTAAATCATCGGTTATTAATGCCCTATTAGGAGAAAAAATATTAACCACAGGACCAATAAATGGGGTAACAAAATGGCCTAAATCTATTCGTTGGACTCCCCCCAGCGGTAAAATACAAATCGAGTTAATAGACACCCCCGGACTCGATGAAATTGACGGCGAAAATAGGGCAAATATGGCAAAAGAAATTAGTCAACAATCAGATTTAATTTTGTTTGTCATCTCAGGAGATATTACTCGTACTGAATATTTAGCACTATTAGAATTAAGACAAGCAAAAAAACCTTTAATATTAGTCTTTAATAAGATAGATTTATATCCCGAAACTGATTTAACATCTATCTATCAACAACTGCAACAATTAAGCAACCAAACAAAAAAACCTCTATTTACCCCCGATGAAATTGTCTTAATTTCTGCTGAACCTCAACCGATTAATTTAAGGATAGAATTAGCAGACGGTACAATTCAAGAAGAATGGGAATATCCTCCACCAAATATCACCTCATTACAAGAAAAAATCCTAACTATATTAAATAGAGAGGGTAAAGCATTATTAGCATTAAATTCTCTCAATCAAGCTAAAATTGCTCAAAAAAATATAGCCCATAAAACCATACAAATTAGAAGTAAAGAAGCAGAAGATATTATCTGGCGCTATGCTAAATATAAAGCCTTAATTGTAGCCATAAATCCGATCGTAATACTAGATTTAATCGGAGGATTAATCACCGATTTAACCATGATTCGTGCCTTAGCAAGATTATATGGTTTACCCATTACCAGTTATGAAGCAGGAAATTTATGGCAAACCATTGTTAAAAGTTTAGGGGGATTATTATTAACAGAAATTGTCTCAATAACAATGTTAGGTTTTGCCAAAACTAGCTATGCCATCAACAGTTTATGGGAAAATCCTAGTAGTTTTACCACTTTAGCAACCACTGCTCTTGCACAGGGTACAATGGCAGGTTATGGTTCATATTTAGTCGGAAAAACTGCTCAAGTATATTTAGAAAATGGTTGTACTTGGGGTAACTCAGGAGTTGATACTATCATCAGTGAAATTATCGCCCAAATGCCCCCAGAATCGATTATTTCTCGTCTTGCTTGA
- a CDS encoding type II toxin-antitoxin system HicA family toxin, with amino-acid sequence MKIPRDLSNKQLIKALKKLGYKISHQTGSHIRLTTEENGEHHLTIPAHNPLKVGTLNSIFRDIGNHFHLNKNELLNKLFN; translated from the coding sequence GTGAAAATACCAAGAGATTTATCAAATAAACAATTAATTAAAGCATTAAAAAAATTAGGATATAAAATTAGTCATCAAACAGGTAGTCATATTCGTTTAACGACAGAAGAAAATGGAGAACATCATTTGACTATTCCAGCCCATAATCCCTTAAAAGTAGGTACATTAAACTCTATTTTTAGAGATATAGGTAATCATTTTCATCTTAATAAAAATGAGTTATTAAATAAACTTTTTAATTAA
- a CDS encoding Uma2 family endonuclease, whose amino-acid sequence MSVSTETRIKWTSADLELLPENGNNYEIIDGELYMTRAPHWKHQTSIARITNALVSWSNQSKLGQTIINPGIIFSDDNNVIPDLIWISNKKLESCVDEAGHFTSAPELVVEILSQKPNDIKRDKETKLKLYSNRGVREYWIVDWQLKQVEIYRRYEGKLTLMITLLDDDSITSELLPNFSCQIRDFFL is encoded by the coding sequence ATGAGTGTTAGTACTGAAACTCGGATTAAATGGACAAGTGCTGACTTAGAATTGTTACCCGAAAATGGTAATAACTACGAAATTATTGACGGAGAATTATACATGACTAGAGCCCCTCATTGGAAACATCAAACGTCAATTGCTAGAATTACTAATGCCTTAGTTTCTTGGTCAAATCAGAGCAAATTAGGGCAAACTATTATTAATCCGGGTATAATTTTTAGCGATGATAATAATGTAATTCCCGACTTAATTTGGATTAGTAATAAAAAGCTGGAATCTTGTGTCGATGAGGCTGGACATTTTACCAGTGCGCCTGAATTAGTGGTAGAAATTTTATCTCAAAAACCCAATGATATAAAAAGGGATAAAGAAACTAAATTAAAACTATATTCTAATCGGGGAGTAAGAGAATATTGGATAGTAGATTGGCAATTAAAACAAGTAGAAATTTATCGCCGTTATGAGGGTAAATTAACCTTAATGATAACTCTCCTTGATGATGATTCAATTACCAGTGAATTATTACCTAATTTTAGTTGTCAAATTAGAGATTTTTTCTTATAA
- the mtnA gene encoding S-methyl-5-thioribose-1-phosphate isomerase: MLINGKHYQTIWLNEENNQIIQVFDQRFFPHKIEIFDIKNTDDAIFAIKEMVVRGAPLIGVTAAYGIYLASLETQVRSNPDKYIEEVAQKLAQTRPTAVNLVWAIKQMLTAINQGESVEQKINIALEKANDIKQEDIEICFKIGEYGLSLIKKIAEAKHGETVNILTHCNAGWLATIDWGTATSPMYQAQQAGIDIHVWVDETRPRNQGANLTAFELNQQGIPHTLITDNTGGHLMQHGMVDLVIVGTDRTTRNGDVANKIGTYLKALAAYDNNIPFYVALPSSTLDCSIADGITEISIETRDQNEVKYIQGKVDGEIKSVLICPETTPAMNYGFDVTPAKYVTGLITERGICDASEEGIRSLFPEKF, translated from the coding sequence ATGCTAATTAATGGAAAACATTATCAAACTATTTGGTTAAATGAGGAAAATAATCAAATTATACAAGTTTTTGATCAACGATTTTTTCCCCATAAAATAGAAATTTTTGACATCAAAAATACTGATGACGCAATCTTCGCCATCAAAGAAATGGTGGTAAGGGGTGCGCCTTTAATTGGTGTTACTGCAGCCTATGGAATATACTTGGCTTCTCTGGAAACACAAGTTCGATCGAACCCTGATAAATATATAGAAGAAGTCGCCCAAAAACTCGCCCAAACTCGCCCCACAGCGGTTAATTTGGTATGGGCAATTAAGCAAATGTTAACAGCAATTAATCAAGGTGAAAGCGTTGAACAAAAAATCAACATTGCTTTAGAAAAAGCTAATGACATTAAACAAGAAGACATTGAAATTTGCTTTAAAATTGGGGAGTATGGGTTATCTCTCATCAAAAAAATTGCGGAGGCAAAACATGGTGAAACCGTTAATATCCTTACCCATTGTAACGCTGGTTGGTTAGCGACGATCGACTGGGGTACAGCAACATCTCCCATGTATCAGGCACAACAAGCAGGAATCGATATTCATGTGTGGGTTGATGAAACGCGCCCTCGTAATCAAGGCGCAAATTTAACTGCCTTTGAGTTGAATCAGCAAGGCATCCCTCATACTTTAATTACTGATAACACGGGAGGGCATTTAATGCAACATGGCATGGTGGACTTGGTTATAGTTGGCACCGATCGAACTACTCGTAATGGGGATGTAGCTAACAAAATTGGCACATACCTAAAAGCCTTAGCCGCCTATGATAACAATATCCCTTTTTATGTTGCCTTACCTTCTTCTACTTTAGATTGCTCTATTGCTGATGGTATTACAGAAATCTCGATCGAAACACGAGATCAAAACGAAGTAAAGTATATACAAGGCAAAGTTGACGGTGAGATAAAATCTGTATTAATTTGCCCTGAAACTACTCCAGCGATGAATTACGGTTTTGATGTTACTCCAGCTAAATATGTGACAGGATTAATCACCGAAAGGGGAATCTGTGACGCTTCCGAAGAAGGTATTAGAAGTTTATTTCCCGAAAAATTTTAA
- a CDS encoding family 10 glycosylhydrolase, translating to MLKNSWAKITVALISLISQTVISFPVKAVTNPYCQFDQNAIATKDSLRENAITGNSSVQQEYKQILQQHRDLLLNCRRNHWLKEQAIWLRIYPCDVRNGSIEKVLDTIVNRGYNTVYIEVFFDSQVLLPKAGNYTPWPSVVDMAGYENRDLYAETLQKGRERGLKMYAWLFSMNYGYLYSQRPDRQNVLARNGRGQTSVDFVHDRSQAFIDPYNAQARQDYTQLLQAVIQRRPDGVLFDYIRYPRGSGKDSVAGKVKDLWIYSDASKQTLLRRAQNQQGRWLLERYLNQGVINANDLAQMRSLYPNETTPLWQGRSPSAPSNLSAVQLDIWYFTVAHAAQGVLDFLNFASNQVKQRGIPTGAVFFPDGNQVVGDVGFDSRLQPWDSFPQSMEWHVMSYALCGNPNCIVDQVKRVLASSSQGSNVKPVLAGFWGRNDGQRPSLESQMEAIRVSAKPVQSISHFAYSWLEREHTRQRESCNN from the coding sequence ATGTTGAAAAATTCTTGGGCTAAAATTACCGTTGCGTTAATTTCTTTAATCAGTCAAACTGTAATTTCCTTTCCAGTCAAAGCCGTAACTAATCCTTATTGTCAATTTGATCAAAATGCGATCGCCACTAAAGACAGTTTACGAGAAAATGCCATAACTGGAAATTCCAGCGTTCAACAAGAATACAAACAAATTTTACAACAACACCGAGATTTATTGCTGAACTGTCGCCGTAATCATTGGTTAAAAGAACAAGCAATTTGGTTACGGATTTACCCTTGTGATGTGCGTAATGGTTCGATCGAAAAGGTATTAGATACTATAGTTAATAGGGGTTATAACACCGTTTATATCGAAGTGTTTTTCGATAGTCAAGTATTGTTACCTAAAGCTGGTAATTACACACCATGGCCTAGTGTAGTGGATATGGCAGGTTATGAAAATCGAGACTTATATGCGGAAACTCTTCAAAAAGGACGAGAAAGGGGCTTAAAAATGTACGCATGGCTATTTTCCATGAATTATGGCTATTTATACTCCCAAAGACCAGATAGACAAAATGTATTAGCTCGTAATGGTCGAGGACAAACTAGCGTTGACTTTGTGCACGATCGATCTCAAGCCTTCATTGACCCATATAATGCCCAAGCTCGTCAAGACTACACACAATTATTACAAGCGGTTATACAAAGAAGACCAGACGGAGTGCTATTCGATTATATACGTTATCCCCGTGGTAGTGGTAAAGATTCCGTAGCGGGTAAAGTAAAAGACTTATGGATTTATAGCGATGCGTCAAAACAAACTCTTTTGCGACGGGCGCAAAATCAACAAGGTAGATGGTTATTAGAAAGATACCTCAATCAAGGAGTGATTAACGCTAACGACTTAGCACAAATGAGAAGTTTATACCCCAATGAAACAACTCCCCTATGGCAAGGAAGAAGTCCATCAGCACCGAGTAACCTATCCGCAGTACAATTAGATATTTGGTATTTTACCGTTGCCCATGCGGCGCAGGGAGTTTTAGACTTTCTCAATTTTGCCTCCAACCAAGTTAAACAAAGAGGCATTCCCACAGGCGCAGTATTTTTTCCCGACGGCAATCAAGTCGTAGGAGATGTTGGCTTTGATTCTCGTTTGCAACCTTGGGATAGTTTTCCCCAAAGTATGGAATGGCACGTTATGTCTTATGCTTTATGTGGTAATCCTAACTGTATTGTAGATCAAGTCAAAAGAGTATTAGCGTCATCCTCTCAAGGTTCAAATGTCAAGCCCGTATTAGCAGGATTTTGGGGCAGAAATGATGGGCAACGCCCTTCTTTAGAGTCGCAAATGGAAGCCATCAGGGTATCCGCAAAACCCGTACAATCCATCAGTCATTTTGCCTATTCATGGTTAGAAAGAGAGCATACCCGACAACGAGAAAGTTGCAATAATTAG
- a CDS encoding type II toxin-antitoxin system HicA family toxin, which produces MPKLTPVSWKELVTKLNELGFEGPFSGGKHPQMRKGNVTLIIPNPHKKEISIGLLQRILRQANISREEWLQ; this is translated from the coding sequence ATGCCCAAATTAACACCTGTTTCTTGGAAAGAATTAGTTACAAAGTTAAATGAATTAGGTTTTGAAGGGCCATTTTCAGGTGGTAAACATCCACAAATGCGCAAAGGAAATGTTACGTTAATTATCCCAAATCCCCATAAAAAAGAAATTAGTATCGGATTATTGCAAAGAATATTACGTCAAGCTAATATATCTCGTGAAGAATGGTTACAGTAA
- a CDS encoding type ISP restriction/modification enzyme → MFKQYLESIAKTCLHGDQREESFYPAIANLITDFANSLQKKKVSVTILPKKTEAGNPDFRVWDGDHEIIGYIEAKIPNTDLDKTQNSEQLKRYLSTFPNVILTNFYEFRLYRQGELIKQVSIGRYFVTDKLKTIPPLENQADFEQLLTRFFDFSLPKIFTAEILAIELAKRTRFLRDEIITNELKNEDKKNYIKGFYQAFQQYLIAGLAENEFADLYAQTITYDLFTAKTRAKEDEIFSRKNAIENIPPTIGILRDIFEYISLGKLSIQMETIIDDIAEVLRVADASKILQEFYQKGRGEDPIIHFYETFLNQYDPTTREKRGVYYTPSAVVKYIVNSVEEILKKDFDKIGFADHTVKVLDPAGGTLTFLAEAVKKALTTFVEYFGNGNQKSFIKGHILQNFYGFELMMSPYAIAHLKMSYLLQEYGYNFEDVDRFQLYLTNTLDAKMVEIPQLPGLSSLAEEATEANLIKKETPVLAIIGNPPYSIASYNKSEFETEIMKLYKEDVKDEKNIQILSDDYIKFIRYCHWKIEQSGSGVVSLITKNTYLNIAAAKGLRKQLLLTFDEIYILNLHGKLYEKTPEGEKDDNVFDIRVGTAIIFLVKKEAKKKTTYGKLFCRDLYGNRALKYDYLNSNNILTSFSQEDEIRIDEKHFFFERKNFTNADLYNSFWAIDQIFEKNTSGIKTHRDSFIIADKKEILISRLRNFINFDQGLIKETYNLDNSESFNIEKIKAKFQTIDEQLFYPYFHKPFYYRQIYYESLFIDRDRKAVMMNFINDDNLGFVIKKRHTDNIYNHCFITNSLTDINFLGGQSYVFPLWINRSEAEINQEMYDKRKRISNLNPQFEQLLEKTYQRENITEEIFYYIYGILYSNIYRDSFAESLKIDYPKIPFTEDVDLFFNMAKLGKELANLHLLKSSKLSKPLVKFKGEGEGKIEKIKYDSKKQVIYINKTQYFDNISDKLWNFEIGKNRVIQQYLKRKTTLEFADAIEFSRIATAIYETFSLQDDIDKIYPEILTALLTNI, encoded by the coding sequence ATGTTCAAACAATACTTAGAAAGTATAGCAAAAACTTGTTTACATGGTGATCAAAGAGAAGAAAGTTTTTATCCTGCCATTGCAAATTTAATCACCGATTTCGCTAATTCTCTACAGAAAAAAAAAGTAAGTGTCACTATTTTACCCAAAAAAACCGAAGCAGGAAATCCTGATTTTAGAGTATGGGATGGTGATCATGAAATTATCGGTTATATTGAAGCAAAAATCCCTAATACTGATTTAGATAAAACTCAAAATTCAGAGCAATTAAAACGCTATTTAAGCACCTTTCCTAACGTTATTTTAACTAACTTTTATGAGTTTAGATTATATCGTCAAGGAGAGTTAATTAAACAAGTTTCCATCGGCAGATATTTTGTTACGGACAAATTAAAAACCATTCCTCCACTAGAAAATCAAGCCGATTTTGAACAATTATTAACTAGATTTTTTGACTTTTCTTTACCTAAAATATTTACTGCGGAAATTTTGGCGATCGAACTAGCAAAAAGAACTAGATTTTTAAGGGATGAAATAATTACTAATGAGTTAAAAAACGAAGATAAGAAAAACTATATTAAAGGATTTTATCAGGCTTTTCAACAATATTTAATTGCAGGATTAGCCGAGAATGAATTTGCAGATTTATACGCCCAAACTATCACCTATGACTTATTTACAGCGAAAACAAGAGCAAAAGAAGACGAAATATTTAGTCGCAAAAATGCCATCGAAAATATACCGCCAACTATAGGTATTTTAAGAGATATTTTTGAGTATATTTCTTTAGGTAAATTATCTATTCAGATGGAAACAATTATCGATGATATTGCCGAAGTTTTAAGGGTAGCTGATGCTAGTAAAATTTTACAGGAATTTTATCAAAAAGGCAGAGGAGAAGACCCCATTATACATTTTTACGAAACTTTTTTAAATCAATATGATCCCACTACCCGTGAAAAAAGAGGAGTTTATTACACACCCTCAGCAGTAGTAAAATATATCGTTAATTCTGTGGAAGAAATCTTAAAAAAAGACTTTGATAAAATCGGTTTTGCTGATCATACCGTAAAAGTGCTTGATCCAGCAGGAGGTACTTTAACATTCTTAGCAGAAGCTGTCAAAAAAGCCCTAACAACTTTTGTGGAATACTTCGGAAATGGCAACCAAAAAAGTTTTATTAAAGGGCATATTTTACAGAATTTTTACGGCTTTGAATTAATGATGTCTCCCTATGCCATCGCCCATTTAAAAATGTCTTATTTACTGCAAGAATATGGCTATAATTTTGAAGATGTCGATCGATTTCAGCTATATTTAACTAATACCTTAGATGCCAAGATGGTAGAAATACCCCAGTTACCGGGGTTGTCATCCCTAGCAGAAGAAGCAACAGAAGCAAACTTAATCAAAAAAGAAACTCCTGTTTTAGCGATTATTGGTAATCCGCCTTATTCCATCGCTTCTTATAATAAATCTGAGTTTGAAACAGAAATAATGAAACTTTATAAAGAGGATGTAAAAGATGAAAAAAATATTCAAATTTTATCCGATGATTATATTAAATTTATCCGTTATTGTCATTGGAAAATCGAACAATCGGGAAGCGGAGTTGTTAGTTTAATTACCAAAAATACTTATCTCAATATTGCGGCGGCGAAAGGTTTACGCAAACAATTATTACTAACATTTGACGAAATTTATATCCTTAATTTACATGGTAAGTTATACGAAAAAACTCCCGAAGGAGAAAAAGATGATAATGTTTTTGATATTCGAGTCGGCACAGCGATTATATTTTTAGTCAAAAAAGAAGCTAAGAAAAAAACTACCTACGGCAAACTTTTTTGTCGAGATTTGTATGGCAATCGAGCTTTAAAATATGACTATTTAAACAGCAATAATATCTTAACTTCCTTTAGTCAAGAAGATGAAATAAGAATTGATGAAAAGCATTTTTTCTTTGAAAGAAAGAATTTTACTAATGCTGATTTGTATAACTCATTTTGGGCTATTGATCAAATTTTTGAGAAAAATACCAGTGGCATAAAAACCCATAGAGATAGTTTTATCATTGCAGATAAAAAAGAGATATTAATATCAAGATTAAGAAATTTTATAAACTTTGATCAAGGTTTAATTAAAGAAACCTATAATCTCGATAATTCAGAATCTTTTAATATTGAGAAAATTAAAGCAAAATTTCAAACTATTGATGAACAATTATTTTATCCTTATTTTCATAAACCTTTTTATTATCGTCAAATTTACTATGAAAGTTTATTTATTGACAGAGATAGAAAAGCAGTAATGATGAATTTTATTAACGATGATAATTTAGGATTTGTTATCAAAAAAAGACATACAGATAATATTTATAATCACTGTTTTATCACTAATAGTTTAACCGATATTAATTTTTTAGGAGGGCAATCTTATGTATTTCCTCTTTGGATTAATCGCAGTGAAGCGGAAATTAATCAAGAAATGTATGATAAACGCAAAAGAATTTCTAACCTTAATCCTCAATTTGAGCAACTTTTAGAAAAAACCTATCAAAGAGAGAATATAACAGAGGAAATTTTTTATTATATTTACGGCATTTTATACTCAAATATTTATCGTGATAGCTTTGCAGAGTCATTAAAAATTGACTATCCTAAAATACCTTTTACTGAAGATGTTGATTTATTTTTCAATATGGCAAAATTAGGCAAAGAATTAGCTAATTTACATCTACTCAAATCAAGCAAATTAAGTAAACCTTTAGTAAAATTTAAAGGAGAAGGGGAGGGCAAAATTGAGAAGATAAAATATGATAGTAAAAAACAAGTTATCTATATTAATAAAACCCAATATTTTGATAATATCAGTGATAAGTTATGGAATTTTGAAATCGGCAAAAATCGAGTTATTCAACAGTATCTTAAACGCAAAACTACCCTAGAATTTGCTGATGCGATCGAATTTAGTCGCATTGCCACAGCAATTTATGAGACTTTTAGTCTTCAAGATGACATAGATAAAATTTATCCTGAAATATTAACAGCATTACTGACAAATATTTAA